A region of the Salvia splendens isolate huo1 chromosome 11, SspV2, whole genome shotgun sequence genome:
ACCTCAACAACAAGTTACTGCAGCTTCATAGATGCATTATAAGCACTACCACTATATATCGTTGATGCATGTTTCTCGATTTTCAATTCTGTTCGCAAAATAGGCACTTTTGTTAAATCATAGTATTCAAGTTTTGCGCTATTACTTCTTTGAGCCTCCAAAGCATGGTTATAGTtcatataaaatgacataaggTTAGCCCGAGACTTTGAGTACCTTTTAAAGAAGTTATTCTGTGATTCAGACAAAGAAGTTGTCTTTATCAACGAGCTCATCGGAAAATCACGGAAAAAAGCTGGAACCCAAAACTTTCTGGATGCAAACATTGATGAAATATACATCactgtaatgcacaatatacatcactatatgctcaatatacttcactgaaatgaagaaaaaacaGTACATAAGACATGCTCAATACACTTCACTGCAAACATATTGTAGTTCACTAATTGcccaatatacttcactgaaatgaaaaacaattcactataagcatgcagaaataTACATCACTGTAATCATATACTAGTTCATTATATGAataatatacatcactatatgctcaatatacttcactgaagTGAAAAATAGTAATTAGTGCACACATACCTATTTGTTGAGTATGTCgtatcaaaagaaacaatatcacCATACAAATGATAGTTTCTCTTGGCAGTTGGATCACTCCAAAACAAACGTGTCAGTCTATCTTTTGAGTTGACCTCAAATTCATATGTAAATGCACCACAAAGTTCATTCTTCATGCGCATCTCATTTAATAGCATTTGCGCATCAGCCCCTTCCACCTATGCTCTAAGGTCACGTCTGTAGTTGTGCACTTCTAAAACAGTACACCCTACATAATCTAGTCCACCAAGCACTTCCTTGAATAAGCTAAAACTTAAAGTTGGACCAATGTTTGCATTAGCGCAATCAAGGATGACTTTCTGATGGACTAAATCCAAATTGCAATTCAACTTCATAAAACGCTTATGGCGTTCCTCAACCATCTCATGATTATGTTCTTCAACGAAACTTTGTATAACATAACCAACACCCATAAAAAACTTccaagacactttagcattacaAAAGCACTTAATAGAGGAACGCTTGCGTTTCACCTCCGATTGTTCACTCCTTCTTTGCTTTGTACCTTCTGGGCTACACACCACGTAAATCCAAGTAAtgacatctttttcctttttcgatcCCTTTTTTACGGGTGTCAAAACCAACATATCGAGCATAATTGTTGTAGAAGTCCAATGCACGATCAAGGGTCATGAAACTTTATCCAATTTTTGGTTTCAAATAATTGGGTCATTTTGGTACTTAAACCACTGTAGAAAAATATACTTCACAGTGAGCATATAATAGTTCACTAATTGCATAATATACTTCACTGTAAGCATATAATAgttcactatatgctcaatatacttcactacacggtgatgaaaaaaatagatcactataagcaaggatcacagacgcttcactctaaccatggaatacatcactctaacatgtttttacttcactgatatgaaaaaattgatcactataagcaaggatcacaaatacttcactctaaccatgaaatacatcactctaagcatgtttttacttcactgtgatgaaaaaaaCAGATCATTGTAAGCAAGAATCGcagacacttcactctaactatggaatacatcactctaagcatgtttttacttcactgtgagCATATAATAGTTCActaaatgcataatatacttcaCTGTAAGCATATAATAgttcactatatgctcaatatacttcactacaAACaatatttacttcactataaagtATATTTAATACACGATAGTACATATTTACTCACTACAAAGCATATTTACTACACTACAACGCATATTGATCATAATTACTTCATTGTTCGTCACATATACTTCACTCTAACGTCTTTTCACATCATGCACAATTTAATCATGCTGAGCAACAACACTTAATTgataataattgataattaCCTTTAGATTCAGTTTCTCCTTCCTCTCCCGATGAAGAGGAATCAGAATCAAAATAATCTTCCGATGAATGTATTAGAATTGAATCCATGTGATATGGAATTGAATCCAGACGTCGCGATTTGACCGGGAAGCTGAATCCAAAGTCGCGATCAAACATGAACGAATTTGGACAGGAAGCTGAATTTGGTTCAGAAATCGCGAACACAATTCACGTTGATTCTGTGAACAAATTTGGTTAAGATTGGAAGAAATCACCGCTTGAATTTGGATGAAATCGCGCTTTGAATTTAGGAGAAATCAGCGTTGAATTCACGTTGATATATTGCTCTGAATTCACGTTGATATATTGAATTTTGAAAATGCCCTTGGGCtattatttttaacaaaaatctgaaaatttatTTAACTTATAAGATTAAATTGGAGTAacaagatgtgtggctgagatttattctctagctatacacttaaaattagttagacCTTGAtcactcctatatatatatatgtatgtattatATGTGTATGTATTCTGCCACAAACAAATGtgtacatatatatgtattctGCTGCATAAAATTTCAAACAAGTGCATGTCAAATTTTCTACCTTAATTTTGAGACGTGTATATATGGCAGACAAAACAAAAACCATGTACATATACATATTACATATACAGAAACATAAatatgtatatgtgtagtttgAATTCTTTACAGAATCACAACTATTTTGTGTTAAAGAGACAGAAGAGAAAGGTAGAGGCGGAGGCAGCGAACAGTGGAGGCACCCGTGAAAGAGGATGGAAACTGGTCTGGAGTGAGGAAAATAGGAGATGAAGGCAGTGAAGAGTGGAGGCGCCGTGTAGGGGAGATGAGAAGGGTGGACGCAGGTTTGGAATAAAAAAGGCGGGTGATTTGGGACAGAAACGACGCTGAatccttttttatgaagtagaaTTTAGGTGGCTGAATTTTTTATGAAGTAGAATTTAGGTAAAAATTTGAAGGGGGTAATTTAGGCAATTGATAAATGGTTAGAGggatataatattaaaaatgaacataaataagataaaatatcataaatcccTTATTTTGAAGAATACACATGCCTCGATTCtaaattacgaaaggtcagcgaattgaatgcctaattacgaaaggtcagcgaatttaaccccttattccgaaatttctcagTAAAGATCAATGTGTAAGTACTTTCTTTATATATACACAAGTATGTATTTATTTgtatagaaaaaatattgacACCTTCAACATCAACCTTCAACATCTTGTAGAAAAGGGCACTATCATTGTATCTACCATAATTCTTCTACCTCAATCTTGATCATCCACCTCATGAAAAGGCAGTGGCACCATCTTCACAGCTCTAAATTTGCCTGCGTTATTCAGATGCTCATTCTCCAACCTAATCAATAAACCAAatgtcaaaaaaataaaaatttagtcTCTAACAAGATGTCAACTCATTCACCATCAAAATCTTGAACCTTATTTTTCACCTGTAAAAGTTCCATTGCCCTGTTCTTACAACTTCAAGTGCTGCTAAGAACAGCATGGTAACTCTGTAATCAACCTTTTCAAAGTTGTAGTGAAAAACTGTCTGCAGCCAAGCTAGCCTGAGCACAAGGTTCAACCCCTGCACCATTCAACATATCCTTCTCAATCATGGAAATTCATAAGGAAACTTTCATTCCATTTTGAAGATAAGAGTAGAAGATTGTGTACTAACTAACCAAAGAGAAGTAGTAAATGAACTTGTGGCGAAGCATGAGCTCATCTCTCAGCCACGGGTTCTTGGAGTTGAACTGGAGGAGGCCCCAGTCCTTGACAAAGTCCCAGTAGAGCTGATACACAGTTGCAGCGCTGGACATGATCACAACGAGGCAGAGCCATCCGgctgtcttcttcttctcgtaCGCCATTTTGGCTCCTGCAGACACATATTTTCCTAGGTTGAGAAGATGGCTCTTGTGCCCCTCATCAAACCAACGTCGGGCACACTGCACGTCGTTCAGGCATCAGTAACAATGTCGAAAAGATTCAATTATTCAAGCAAGATCATAAGACCTGCAGGGCTCTCCAGTAATAAGGCAGGAAGGAAACTGCATAAGCCAAGTCTTTGTAGTATGTTATGCTAGTGCAGTAGTTGTAGTCTTGAGTTTTGTAGCTCCCGGTTATGTAGTAACATGCTATGTACTCAATGGTTCTGAGTGTCGGGACCTGATCCACAGACGAATTAGCTGTCTAAAATTTCAAGATTAACTCATCAAGACCTGACCAAAATTATTTACCTGGCTACAAAGTTGATCAGCCATGAAGAAATCTAGCATCAAGACCTTGTAAAGAGGCGATAACACGATGTTTCTTATCACAGAGAGCAAACGGTAGCGACTTGACTTGTAGATCACGTTGAAGGGACAGATCAGGACTGTAATGAAAGCCTTCAAGAGAAGTGATTAGTTCAAAACTTAAATACTCATGCTAGAAAAATGGTCTTATTTTTGTTTAAGAACATTGTTATGCAGTCAAAATCTACCAGAAGGAGAAGGTCGGGGATGGCTTGGACTTGAGTGTAGGAATAGCCCTTAGCCACGAGCGATAAATGGACAAACAAGACTCCGACTACAGCGGCCATTGATGAGGTGCAAATCAGGAACACATCTCTGTACTTGAGCTCCTTTGTGGGGCAGAGTTCGAAGATGAAGCTGTAGTTTATACGCGTCTTTCTCCATACAAAAATGTTGCATCCGAACAGGAAGAGGTGCAGAAACAGCATGCTGAATATGCTGCAAAATTGGAACCAAAAAATTGCTTGTCAGTCATAATGGTCTCAATCTCAAATATGAGATGCAATCTGCAGCAACGTGGCGTGCACTTGCCTGAGCACGGGATAGACTGTTTCCATGTACACCGTGTCTGACTTAGATGTATACATTCCTGTTATATGAGCCATGATAACATATCCTACGAAGAGTGCTATGAAGCCCCCAGCGAACAATCCTGACCGTTGACAAGACAAAAACAAGGGATCAGTCTCTCCTTTAGTGTATTTTGATAATGTTACATCCTGATGAACAACATATGATCAAAGATATATCATTTTTAactttattttgaaatatttatttatggGACACAAATTTTGTAAGTTTGATCCATTAGTAGGAAAATCACCAATAAAAAAGGTGACAACGTGCGATTCTGTACGCTGAGTCGGCCTAAGATATTTCATGGCCTTCCTTTTATCATCTTCAGCAAAATGCTTGACAAAAAGCTCCTCAACCTCATCTGCTAATTTCAGTGCCTGTAACAGTAATGAGATTTCTTGTAGTCTGAGACAAGAACTACAGAAGAAAAGCCACAGACCCCACATCCAATCATCCTCCAATCACAATGTTTATTATTGCTAGACTATTGCTCTCCTTCATCATTTTACACACTCCCACAAAAAGAAGAATGCAACTTTTTAGGTATGTGGATCACCTTGTCTGAACTGTTGAAGAAGGAGCTCTCCACCACTCTTAAGTAAATGGGAAAGACTTGTTTGTTTGTCACCTGAGAAAGCAACATGGAACTTTCTTCTGTAAAGATGAGCAGCCCATTAAAAAGATGAAGATTGGCCGTGTATATACTTACTTTGTCGAATTTCTTCAAAATCTTCACAAATGCTAGCATGTTCAAGTTCCTAAATCAATTTAAGGAACATAGTTCAATTTCTAAGAGCATAAGAAGCTACTACAAGTTATAGCAAGGTAGAAATTTGCACATGATAAAAAACACACCTATAAGTTTTGAGGTAGCCTAATCCTTTGTAGAGCTCGACAAAGGCGCCCCTAATCATCTTTTCTGCATGATGAAGCTTTTTCTTGTTGATATGCAGCTTGTTTCTCTCCGGACCACATTTCTTCGACGATTGGTTCACCAAATCATCCCACAACAAGTAGCTGATAGCTGAGAATGTACGGGATGGATTCGTGACAGGAATGCAGATTCTCAAGTTCTTCCCTTGGCAGTTGATCACGCAGTTAGAGACGGACTTGAGTTTCCCGTCCCCTAGCTTCATTCTCATTGATCTTTCAAGTTCACCCGACTTGGGAGATTCAGAAGATTTCACATCATCTTTGTCAAACTCTCCAGTTATATTCTCCAACCCTGTCTCCGTAGTTGCAGAATACTTGATGGACTCTTCATCTATTACCAAACAGATAGAAACAAAAATCATGATATAGTTTTCAATCATGACTAAATCACTAGAACAAATGAATGACAAAATGcatttatatgtatatactccctctgtcccattagaaatgaaacgttttcctttttggtttgtcccattaaaaatgaaacgtttctaaaaaaggaaataacactctctctactttttcttctcttactttactctctcttctttaattcacaaaacaacaatacATAAAATCCTGTGCTGAAAAGcaaatattgcatatttaatgggacggaggaagtataatgCAAAAAATCAGAGGAAAATCTGCTGCATACCACATGATATAGTGCCTGAAATTGACTCTTCCTCCTTCAAGTCCTGCGAGGAATGCCCTTTAGCCCGTTGGTGCTGCTTCACAGCGGCCTTAAGCTCAGTGAGAATCTCCATTTGCTTCTCCTTTGTTCTGTAAAACTGGTTCGCTTTGTTGAGTTGGAGATCCAAACAAGCAAAGAAGTCGACTCCAGCATCCGTGTCAGCAACCTGCTCCAGCAGCTCAGTCTCGTACATGTCTGTCTTGCTCGCGGAGACTCCAAGCTTGCGGTGAACCTAGAACACGGTGCGTTATCAGATAAAAAGGTTTGATAGCTGGATAATGCAGGTGTACAGGTGTCGTGTAAAGCAAGGGTGTATCCCACTGATCAGGATAAAAACCTCAGCTAAGTCTGAACCTggctatcaaagaaattcctcaacccacttttactggctagtatagtggaggtaagggtcgaatcccatagagatgatgcgtttgggtaattgtggtgatattctggaagggtttggtttgctaccacgcttgggttgagattctacctagaccggaattaaaggtggtactctatTGACTAGGTGGAGTGAGAAATGATCGACAtacagctgtgtacgtgagagtgagGAACATGGTGTTTCAGGGACATGTGGGAAGTACTTGGTTACTTTAAAAgactaaacggaatatcagagaaaatGTGGTAGTTGGGTAGCTACACTGTAGGGTACCAGcttaaaagtaaaggacaaaggcaaaagtaactaaaaagtaaaaatggtcccaaatttggatgtggacattgtcttctccaacaagtatgaacacaaatcaaataaCTCAGATTCTATGAACGAGAATTTCAGGTTGACAAACTCCACAAATCAGATTCATGATTAAAACtctaaatcaaaagattaatctagcgaaactgaaattacgtAAACTAAAATTTTGCACTTAAACACTTCGGGAATTAGATCTAAACAACAAGCTTAACTACAAACtcagatcgaacaactccaaatgaaatcatgcctTCAACACTTAgaaacaactagatctaagctacctaggcagaatgaaacagattcaacagaaagagatgcataaaaataacttcattgcataaaacgtttggatctaaacgaaacacttcaaaagatcagaagtactgaaaatgcaacagatccaacgaaaggaaaacaagtaaaggttaactaagaaagcgaataaaattgttttgccactccgggcgatgaaactgctacgactacggaataaactggctggaacggtgGAAGGCGAATCTCCGGCGGACTTCTGGAAACTTTAGGTgatcatggttgtggcgaggaatgagaagttgtaggacaatgctgaaggaaactgatctaccgagagaagATATTCTAACTAAGAGTGGAGTGTGTCGAtcctcttttctctctccaagtggcttccttttatagggaggcctgcccttgatttttaggatagactctcttcgtgaaatgactcttttgcccttgtttgtggttgatccttcccagcaatccttcttctccatctcgagcctttttggcatgcatcctggtcagtattgcacccttctggtgctcttttcacctgagttatccgaaaCCCTTCCTACTGACTGGAACCCTTTCCCTgtacactttagcaactgttttgcagatataacccaattatgcacgtatactgactagtaaccaaggcctagaatgcgacttatcaaactgctcacacttaccacaggcttgtcctcaagcgtgaagaacaaaccaaaagaaataagtcgaattctagcctggtcatacccctgaccgactctatcctaaactagactctaaactatgacgcaaagaaaaacacattcaCGACGGACAAACACATATAAACAGACACacaaaacacttaaacacattgatCGAGCTATATtctcaaccatccctccccttgggataaggtgcaatccggccttagacaaccTTGAACTTCTACcgcccccttttccttcccagtcagtatatctgctcgtcaagatcacccaaactctcggtcaaacaccagattcgctcagtcactcattcctcaccggggatgttaggactgtattctctcataaTGCTAACCACATATGCTTCAGAttcagatctcacgtgcggtTCCTGAAGAGCTTAAAAACTGCTACTTTATttcgatgtgggggaactgtgtgcatttgggctcttggctGTTACTTCTTTTTGGCTGGACGTTTCCTGATATTagactccaactggtcagtagtttccttgtggcttcgccacacTTATTcattcttccttctttttgtggtcaagtgttttcgaccattttcttcaatattttttttatgtggcttcgccacccttattccttctcattTTTTTGGACATGGGAttttcctggtcgattttctctttttttctcgATTTCTGTCTCCAATTGGCATTCTTCGTACGTCCTCCTGGCCAgttgccttcttgccttatgcgtcgcacacacacagtcccagtggctagtgggttatatctgggtatagaaTTGACTAGAAAGAGGGGTTCTAAGGGTGTTTTTTTTTGgtgggggtttcctactgccttcaggacttgctacacgcggtcaccttaccctaggcatcatgtgtcagccactcttttcttttctaatttggTGGAAAGTGATTccacttaggcttataactcaccatttaagagggcttttgtatctggctctaaggatgggtttttctctcatacttgcattatctatactgactaggagatactaatggggtggtttccattgtccagcatgtcttatctccctcaattcccctcaccatcagttcgaggcagttgagttttaagcccattcataaacacatatatacaaatccTAGACCCTAACAAACACTATCACGCACAGTTAACACAaaccacacatatatacatgtcatactggGCATTatatcccccctcccacttcacaagtatTTGCCCTCGGATACAGCCGTGAAGTGGAAAATTGGAATGGCTAGTATGGCCGACAAACAGACAcaaaaaaaataaggaaaaaataaacttaggctaaaaacttctcacacttagactatgtaataggctaagtgtgagttatCATGCATACGAAAAGAAAACGAACACATACACAAGCACAAAAGTAGCAAACCCTGtgcttctcacacttagactattgaataAGCTAAGTGTTGTGAATGGGGTTTGCactcacatactacacaaaattactctacctaaaacaacaaaacaacaaataaaactaaaactgaaaaagttaaagaaaaactaactggtcagtggGGTGGTCACATATTCCTTCTACTTCTCCGCGGGGCAGGGAtgggtgcaggtggttcttctaGTTCCTCTTCCTAGGTATCGGACTGACTCTCCTCAGATTCTGCCGGGTCATCGGCACCTTCCTCCTTTGATTCTTCTGCCTCTCTCTCGGTTCCCTGTTGTGCATCATTCTGGCCcccatggccgcttgttcccGTTCCTTTAACTGTCTTTCCTTTCTCCAACTCCTTCAGAATTCTTTCCACCACATTGGTCAGCCGTTTCAATTCCGCTCTAGCTTGCCGGTTTTCCTCCGCCAACTCTGTCACTACTCTTTCCAAATTTGCTTGCCTTTGAGCTTGCCTCCGTTCTCCTTGGCCTGTTATCGCCCGTCCGGTAGGGATAGCCTCTTCTCCCATATCGTAGAAACGCGGGACTCCCTCTCTGATGTAGACAGTATTCGTGCGGACGAAGAAGGGTATATCAAACGGGCCAGGAGGATCCAAGGGGGACAAATTGTCAGCCTCCACAATGATGACATTGTTCCTCACAAAGACTCCCAGCAGGTGGCACAGGGAAAGATTTCTAGCATGATGTGTAGCGATGAGATGGCACTGATAGGCtgtccaaaaacccagatgtaaTCTCCTTCCGCGCTTGGCGCACCAAAGGAGGTAAAGTTCTGTCATCGACGTCCGGACGACTGAATTTGACTGCCCTAGCAGGTTGAAATCAAGATAGAGCTGAACCAGGCGCAGGATGTGGTTGTTGAAATGGATGGAGCGGGATATGGTGGATGAAAAATGCCCAGCGGCTGGGTGAGTGAGTTCCTCCCATGCCTCCTGGGGTTCAAAGTCAAtgtgcctgcggggaatcccccttTCTCTATTCCTCCAATCCGGCCATATGGCTTCCTCTAAACTACACATCTCCAATCTGACCGTCCATTCAACCAAACTCATGCTCACCTCTCCTCCGAACAACCTAAAGCTTATTGACTCCTCGTCCAAATCGGTAGTAACCTTGAATCTAAAAGTTGTGAAAAATTCCTTCGCTAGCATAACAGGGATATTAGTATCCCTATTCTCCAATAACCAATCAAATCCCAACGCATGCACATAAGATAGAAATGGTTCACGGGCATCCAACTCATCGAGGGAAGGAAAATGgagtacctttccacacttaacttgTTTGCTTCCGTCATCCTTATCAGCAAAAGCATCTTGGAGCTTTTTGGAGTCgaacaacttcatctcttccaccACTTCATCTGTGAGTTCTACTGACCAGCGCCTGTATCTTAGCCTGTCCACTGGAGGGTGTGCTAACTCCCGATGGTCATGTGGGAGATGCCTCTCGCTAAGTTCCTCGTCTTCTAACGAGATGTCGCTTTCTGACCCTGACTCCTTGCTGGCTATGTACTCGCTGTCACTTGTCTCTTGATGGTGTGATGGGATTCCTTGCTCTGGATCTCTGATATCAATGCCGGTGTTACCCGTGTGTTGTTTCTTACCTCTTGGTCTGGTTGTCacaggggctttccccttccttttcctttctttacGGTATCTCTCctcatcttcattttcatttcCTTCTTGTTGCTCTTCTGCGGTTTGTGTTGAAGGCTTATCCTGAGCAGTAGGTTGGGTCTCCACGCGGATATGGGTATTGTCATCTCTTGGCTCGTCGTGACCTACTGACtcagatgcgaggtccagactcTCAGCCATCTTATCAGTTTCTTCTCTCTAGTCACTCGGGGTGGGGGTGACCACTTCGGTTGTCGTCGAAGCATCTTCCAGGTTAGTAGTTGATAAGGATTTCTCatcaggttttgtaggagtagtcctttcttcttcactcGAAACCTCCACTGCATCTGCTGCTGTGTTTGCTTTCGCCTTGTTGGATGTCCACTTCCCTAGGCATCTTTGCTACACTCGCTTCGGCCGTTCTGCCTTAGGATCGCTCTTCAACACCAATTTCCTCTTAATTGCCTTCGGTTTCGACACTGGAGGTGCCACTGGCTCTCCACTGGTTTTCTTCTGTTGGGGTCCATCATAGGCGGTACCGGACCGCTAggtgaccttgctcacgtttgccttcTCAGGCACATGGAGTGTAGACAGGAGTTTCCCTGAGTTGCCTTTCAATTCACCCATCGAACTCGCCAGctgggctaactgcctattcatcatatccatgttcgccttatgctccttctgggcattctgcatcccttGTACTAcctcattattggactgcaattcacccttgataccttgctgcgaaGCGAGCAGTTCTCCCATCGTATCCTCCatggatctccttgacctgttaggatattgtgACTGATTCGGACCTTGGTGATGgttatactgggggttttggttgggCTGGTAATTCTGAAaattttgctggttctggttaagtgggtattggttatactgggcaggagggttgtactggtcttggtgataaggaaactggttctggttctgctGGTGTTGGGGACCTTGATTatgctgattctggtaattttggaagttcctCTGGTGGGGCGGTACATAAACAGAGTTTGAGTTTTggttatgtgggttttggttatggggttgttggttccttcctgaccagttggactggtggtcgggatttgctgggccacggttgggattctggttcgggtgggggttgtattgg
Encoded here:
- the LOC121753978 gene encoding phosphate transporter PHO1 homolog 1-like codes for the protein MYETELLEQVADTDAGVDFFACLDLQLNKANQFYRTKEKQMEILTELKAAVKQHQRAKGHSSQDLKEEESISGTISCDEESIKYSATTETGLENITGEFDKDDVKSSESPKSGELERSMRMKLGDGKLKSVSNCVINCQGKNLRICIPVTNPSRTFSAISYLLWDDLVNQSSKKCGPERNKLHINKKKLHHAEKMIRGAFVELYKGLGYLKTYRNLNMLAFVKILKKFDKVTNKQVFPIYLRVVESSFFNSSDKALKLADEVEELFVKHFAEDDKRKAMKYLRPTQRTESHVVTFFIGLFAGGFIALFVGYVIMAHITGMYTSKSDTVYMETVYPVLSIFSMLFLHLFLFGCNIFVWRKTRINYSFIFELCPTKELKYRDVFLICTSSMAAVVGVLFVHLSLVAKGYSYTQVQAIPDLLLLAFITVLICPFNVIYKSSRYRLLSVIRNIVLSPLYKVLMLDFFMADQLCSQVPTLRTIEYIACYYITGSYKTQDYNYCTSITYYKDLAYAVSFLPYYWRALQCARRWFDEGHKSHLLNLGKYVSAGAKMAYEKKKTAGWLCLVVIMSSAATVYQLYWDFVKDWGLLQFNSKNPWLRDELMLRHKFIYYFSLGLNLVLRLAWLQTVFHYNFEKVDYRVTMLFLAALEVVRTGQWNFYRLENEHLNNAGKFRAVKMVPLPFHEVDDQD